The genomic stretch CAAAGCGTTTTGAGGTTTTAGAGATTGACAGAAACTCCATTTGGAGTCAGAATATTGGGTTCGCGGAGGGGTGTCCGAGCGGCTAAAGGAGGCAGACTGTAAATCTGTTGGCTATGCCTACGTAGGTTCGAATCCTACCCCCTCCACCAGATGTGCGGGATTAGTTTAATGGTAAAACAGCAGATTTCCAATCTTCGGTCAAGAGTTCGATTCTCTTATCCCGCTCCAGTATTAACAGTATTTGTATTTGCCCATGTGGCTCAGTGGTAGAGCACTCCCTTGGTAAGGGAGAGGTCGGCAGTTCGATCCTGCCCATGGGCACCATGGCTTACGTAGTAAAAAATTTAAATTTCGTGTGTTGGTTTAAGAGTTAACTAAGGGCAGACAAAAAAATGGCAAAAGAAAAGTTTGAGCGGACAAAACCGCACGTAAACGTTGGCACAATCGGTCACGTTGACCACGGTAAAACCACATTGACAGCAGCTATTGCAACCGTGCTTTCAAAAGCATTCGGTGGCGAAGCAAAAGCATACGATCAGATCGATGCTGCTCCAGAAGAAAAAGCACGCGGTATTACGATTAATACAGCACACGTTGAGTATGAGACAGCGAATCGTCACTACGCGCACGTGGATTGCCCAGGACATGCTGACTACGTTAAGAACATGATTACTGGTGCTGCTCAGATGGACGGCGCTATTTTGGTTTGCTCTGCAGCTGACGGCCCAATGCCACAAACTCGTGAGCACATCCTCTTGGCACGCCAAGTTGGTGTTCCATACATCATCGTGTTCTTGAACAAGTGCGACATGGTGGATGACGCTGAGTTGTTAGAGCTCGTAGAAATGGAAGTTCGTGAGCTTTTATCTAAGTACGACTTCCCAGGTGATGACACACCAATCGTTCAAGGCTCTGCTAAGTTAGCGCTTGAAGGCGACGAAGGCCCATTGGGCAAAGAAGCCATCATGAAGTTGGCCGAAGCGCTTGACTCTTACATCCCAACTCCAGAGCGTGCTGTTGACGGTGCGTTCTTGATGCCAGTAGAGGACGTGTTCTCTATCTCTGGTCGCGGTACTGTGGTTACAGGCCGTATCGAGCGCGGTATCGTTAAAGTTGGTGAAGAGATTGAAATTATCGGTATCAAGCCAACACTCAAGACAACTTGTACTGGTGTTGAAATGTTCCGCAAATTGCTCGACCAAGGTCAAGCAGGCGATAACGTTGGTATCTTGTTACGCGGTACAAAACGTGAAGAAGTTGAGCGCGGCCAAGTATTGGCTAAGCCAGGTTCAATCACCCCACATACTCACTTTACAGCCGAGGTTTACATCTTGGGTAAAGATGAAGGTGGTCGTCATACTCCATTCTTTAACAACTATCGTCCACAGTTTTACTTCCGTACTACGGACGTAACTGGTTCAATCGAGTTGCCAAAAGACAAAGAAATGGTAATGCCTGGTGATAACGTGACTATTACCGTCAAACTCATCGCTCCAATCGCGATGGAAGAAGGTTTACGTTTTGCGATCCGTGAAGGTGGCCGTACTGTTGGCGCCGGCGTGGTTGCAAAGATTTTGGCTTAATAGTTTTAATAAAGGGGTGTAGCTCAATTGGCAGAGCGTTGGTCTCCAAAACCAAAGGTTGGGGGTTCGATGCCCTCCGCCCCTGCCACGATTTGAACTGAAAGTAATATGTCTCAACATACAGCAAGTCATACTGAAGAAAAAAGCAGCTGGGTCTCTGGACTCGCTGCTTTACTTGTCGTTGCAGCGTTAGTTCTTTACTACACGCTGGCCGATCAATCGATGTTGATTCGTTTGGCTGTTTTGTTTGGCGGAATTGCTGTTGCAGTTTTGATTGTGGCGATGTCGGCAGATGGGCGTCGTTTTATCGCCTACGCAAAAGATTCTTGGTATGAGGTAAAAAAGGTTGTTTGGCCGACTCGCAAAGAGACGACTCAAATGACTCTAGTCGTATTTGGCTTTGTTGTGATCATGTCCCTGTTTTTGTGGATTGCAGACAAATTAATTGAATGGCTAGTTTTTTCAGTCTTCCTAGGCTGGAAGTGAGTAAAAAATGATTGATACTGAATTGGTCTCAAATAATCCACAAGCTACCGGCAATATGCGCTGGTACGTGATTCATGCCTATTCAGGCATGGAAAAAAGCGTTAAAAGAGGTCTTGAGGAGCGTATTGCGCGCTCTGGAATGCCGGAGAAATTTGGACGCATCTTGGTTCCATCTGAAGAAGTGGTAGAGATTAAGTCTGGCACTAAGTCAGTTTCTGAGCGCCGCTTTTTCCCTGGTTATGTACTAATTGAGATGGAAATGACTGACGAGAGCTGGCATTTGGTGAAAAATACGCCAAAAGTGACCGGTTTCGTTGGTGGTGTAAGAAACCGCCCAAGCCCGATTTCTACCGCTGAAGTGACCAAAATCATGGATCAAATGCAGGCTGGGGTTGATAAACCTAAGCCGAAGACCCTCTTTGAGGTGGGTGAGATGGTTCGCGTTAAAGAAGGTCCGTTTACAGACTTCAACGGAAACGTTGAGGAAGTCAACTATGAGAAGTCAAGATTGCGCGTTTCTGTTACAATTTTTGGCCGCGGTACCCCAGTTGAGCTGGAGTTCGGCCAAGTAGAAAAGATGTAAAAACAAGGCTTAGTCCAGTTTTGCAGTAAAGCAGTACAAGTGGTTAGCAATAACCGAGGAGCGGATCTAGAAAGCCAAAAACTAGTGAAGCGTTTACTCAACAGCGGTCTTTCCTAATGAGGTTAGGCGCGCTTTTAGGAGCAATCAATGGCAAAGAAGATCATTGGCTTTATCAAGCTGCAGATCCCTGCAGGTAAAGCAAATCCATCACCTCCCGTAGGTCCAGCATTGGGTCAACGCGGCCTCAATATTATGGAATTCTGTAAGGCGTTTAATGCTCAAACTCAGAGCATGGAACCTGGCCTGCCAATTCCAGTCGTGATTACAGCTTTCGCTGATAAGAGCTTCACTTTCATTATGAAGACTCCTCCAGCGACCATCATGATTAAGAAGGCTGCAAAGATCGAAAAAGGATCACCACGTCCGCATACCGATAAGGTAGGAAAAATTACACGTGCTCAAGCAGAAGAAATTGCTAAAGCAAAAATGCCAGATTTGACAGCTGCTGATATGGATGCTGCTGTAAGAACAATCGCTGGTAGCGCCCGCTCAATGGGCATCACAGTGGAAGGTCTCTAATCATGACTAAGTTATCTAAGCGTTTAAAAGCAATCGAATCTAAAGTAGATCGCAATAAGTTTTATGCATTAGAAGATGCATTGAACCTCGTAAAAGAGTGTGCAACTGCTAAGTTTGATGAGTCTATCGACGTTGCAGTTCAGTTGGGTATTGATGCTAAGAAATCTGACCAAGTTGTGCGTGGCGCAGTTGTGCTCCCAGCTGGTACAGGTAAGCATGTTCGTGTAGCGGTATTTGCACAAGGCGAAAAAGCTGAACAAGCTAAAGCTGCTGGTGCTGAGATAGTTGGCATGGAAGACCTTGCTGACCAAATTAAAGGCGGGAAAATCGATTTCGATATTTTGATCGCATCCCCAGACACAATGAAGATCGTTGGTACTTTAGGTCAAGTATTGGGCCCACGTGGTTTGATGCCGAATCCAAAAGTGGGAACTGTTACTCCTGACGTTGCGACTGCAGTTAAAAATGCAAAAGCAGGTCAAGTGCAATTCCGTGTGGACAAAGCCGGTATCGTGCACGCAAGCATTGGCCGTCGTTCATTCGAGCCTGCTGCATTGAAATCAAACTTGCTCGCATTGCTTGAGGCTTTGAACAAAGCTAAGCCACCTGCATCTAAGGGCGTTTATTTAAAGAAGGTTGCCGTAAGCAGCACCATGGGTGCAGGCGTACGTGTTGACCAGGCATCGATACAAGCTGCTCAGTAATTAGCTTGTAGCAAAAAGAACTTTGGGTCGACTCCCGCTCTTAGGGTGAGAGTCGAACATCAAAGACCGTTGGTGAATTATTTGCTTACTCAGAATTAATTCTTAATCGTTACGAAAGTAATAGCCAGCGCAGATGGCGACCCTGAAAAGATTTCACAAGATTTCCTTGTGACAAATGATCAGACGCTGGTGTGTAACCCCAACTGGAAACAGTTGGTTTTTTAGGAGTTAAACCGTGCCTTTGAATGTACAAGACAAAAAAGCGATTGTTGCTGATGTCGGCGCTCAATTGGCTGGAGCTCAAACAGTCGTGCTCGCTGAATACCGTGGTATTCCAGTAGAGCAGTTGACAAAGCTACGTGCTAGCGCACGTGACCAAGGTGTATATCTTCGCGTTTTGAAGAACACATTGGCACGCCGTGCTGCACAAGGCACACAGTTTGAGCCTCTTGCTGATTCGATGGTTGGCCCCTTGATCTATGGCATCTCTGCTGATCCAATTGCTTCGGCGAAAGTATTGCAGAACTTTGCTAAGACTCAAGACAAGCTAGTCATTACTGCTGGCTTATATAACGGCAAATTGTTAGACGTTGCAGGCGTAAAAGCCCTCGCAACAATTCCAAGCCGCGACGAGTTGTTATCTCAGTTGTTAGGTGTGATGTTGGCACCAGTATCTGCGATGGCTCGCGTATTGGGCGCAGTAGCAGCGCAAAAATCAGCCGGAGCACCTGCTCCAGTTGCAGCACCTGCAGTTGAAGCAGCAGCCACAGCAGAAGTAGTTGCTGAAGCCGCCGCTCCAGAAGCAGCCGCTGAGCCTGCAGCCGCAGCACCAGAAGCTGGAACAGAAACAAACGAAACCCCTGCTGCTGAATAAGCGCAGATTAACTATTAAGTATTAGGAGCTAAAAATGGCGATTACCAAAGAAGAAATCATTGATGCAGTAGGTAGCATGTCCGTAATGGATTTGAACGACTTGGTTAAGGCGTTCGAAGAGAAGTTTGGTGTTTCAGCTGCAGCAATGGCTGTTGCTGGTCCTGCTGGTGGTGGCGCAGCTGCTGCTGGTGAAGAGCAAACAGAATTTACTGTTAACTTGCTCGAAGCTGGTGCAAATAAAGTTTCAGTAATTAAGGCTGTTCGTGAAATCACTGGTCTTGGCTTGAAAGAAGCTAAAGA from Polynucleobacter sp. AP-Jannik-300A-C4 encodes the following:
- the tuf gene encoding elongation factor Tu gives rise to the protein MAKEKFERTKPHVNVGTIGHVDHGKTTLTAAIATVLSKAFGGEAKAYDQIDAAPEEKARGITINTAHVEYETANRHYAHVDCPGHADYVKNMITGAAQMDGAILVCSAADGPMPQTREHILLARQVGVPYIIVFLNKCDMVDDAELLELVEMEVRELLSKYDFPGDDTPIVQGSAKLALEGDEGPLGKEAIMKLAEALDSYIPTPERAVDGAFLMPVEDVFSISGRGTVVTGRIERGIVKVGEEIEIIGIKPTLKTTCTGVEMFRKLLDQGQAGDNVGILLRGTKREEVERGQVLAKPGSITPHTHFTAEVYILGKDEGGRHTPFFNNYRPQFYFRTTDVTGSIELPKDKEMVMPGDNVTITVKLIAPIAMEEGLRFAIREGGRTVGAGVVAKILA
- the secE gene encoding preprotein translocase subunit SecE: MSQHTASHTEEKSSWVSGLAALLVVAALVLYYTLADQSMLIRLAVLFGGIAVAVLIVAMSADGRRFIAYAKDSWYEVKKVVWPTRKETTQMTLVVFGFVVIMSLFLWIADKLIEWLVFSVFLGWK
- the nusG gene encoding transcription termination/antitermination protein NusG, encoding MIDTELVSNNPQATGNMRWYVIHAYSGMEKSVKRGLEERIARSGMPEKFGRILVPSEEVVEIKSGTKSVSERRFFPGYVLIEMEMTDESWHLVKNTPKVTGFVGGVRNRPSPISTAEVTKIMDQMQAGVDKPKPKTLFEVGEMVRVKEGPFTDFNGNVEEVNYEKSRLRVSVTIFGRGTPVELEFGQVEKM
- the rplK gene encoding 50S ribosomal protein L11, giving the protein MAKKIIGFIKLQIPAGKANPSPPVGPALGQRGLNIMEFCKAFNAQTQSMEPGLPIPVVITAFADKSFTFIMKTPPATIMIKKAAKIEKGSPRPHTDKVGKITRAQAEEIAKAKMPDLTAADMDAAVRTIAGSARSMGITVEGL
- the rplA gene encoding 50S ribosomal protein L1 codes for the protein MTKLSKRLKAIESKVDRNKFYALEDALNLVKECATAKFDESIDVAVQLGIDAKKSDQVVRGAVVLPAGTGKHVRVAVFAQGEKAEQAKAAGAEIVGMEDLADQIKGGKIDFDILIASPDTMKIVGTLGQVLGPRGLMPNPKVGTVTPDVATAVKNAKAGQVQFRVDKAGIVHASIGRRSFEPAALKSNLLALLEALNKAKPPASKGVYLKKVAVSSTMGAGVRVDQASIQAAQ
- the rplJ gene encoding 50S ribosomal protein L10; the protein is MPLNVQDKKAIVADVGAQLAGAQTVVLAEYRGIPVEQLTKLRASARDQGVYLRVLKNTLARRAAQGTQFEPLADSMVGPLIYGISADPIASAKVLQNFAKTQDKLVITAGLYNGKLLDVAGVKALATIPSRDELLSQLLGVMLAPVSAMARVLGAVAAQKSAGAPAPVAAPAVEAAATAEVVAEAAAPEAAAEPAAAAPEAGTETNETPAAE
- the rplL gene encoding 50S ribosomal protein L7/L12, producing the protein MAITKEEIIDAVGSMSVMDLNDLVKAFEEKFGVSAAAMAVAGPAGGGAAAAGEEQTEFTVNLLEAGANKVSVIKAVREITGLGLKEAKDLVDGAPKPIKEAVDKKTAEEAKKKLEEAGAKAELK